A region from the Halosolutus gelatinilyticus genome encodes:
- a CDS encoding HAD family hydrolase produces the protein MPIEAAFFDLDDTLYPYAPCNEAAKEAAWNRARDLGYEFDRDGFESLYQAGRRAVKRDVPGTAASHERFLYFKRGLEMHAGTARPGDARAIGEAFWSAYLDEMSPYPDVEETLSALRAAGIDVGIVTNLTTRIQLAKLERLGIEEHVDLLLTSEETGREKPGSVMFTLPLARLDRRASEAVMVGDNVDADIAGANAVGLETVLFDPEDDVDGASLAGDREPDHRIDAFADLTEVVA, from the coding sequence ATGCCAATCGAGGCTGCGTTCTTCGACCTCGACGACACGCTCTATCCGTACGCGCCCTGCAACGAGGCGGCGAAGGAGGCCGCGTGGAACCGAGCCCGCGACCTGGGGTACGAGTTCGATCGCGACGGGTTCGAATCGCTCTACCAGGCGGGCCGCCGCGCCGTCAAACGCGACGTTCCGGGGACGGCCGCGAGCCACGAGCGGTTTCTCTACTTCAAGCGCGGACTCGAGATGCACGCGGGGACGGCCAGACCCGGCGACGCCAGGGCGATCGGCGAGGCGTTCTGGAGCGCCTACCTGGACGAGATGTCGCCCTACCCGGACGTCGAGGAGACCCTCTCCGCGCTTCGGGCGGCGGGAATCGACGTCGGGATCGTGACGAACCTCACCACGCGCATCCAGCTCGCGAAACTCGAGAGGCTGGGAATCGAGGAACACGTCGATCTGCTGTTGACCTCCGAGGAGACGGGCCGGGAGAAACCGGGCTCGGTTATGTTCACGCTCCCGCTTGCGCGGCTCGATCGGCGCGCGTCGGAGGCGGTGATGGTCGGCGACAACGTCGACGCCGACATCGCCGGCGCGAACGCGGTCGGCCTGGAGACGGTGCTGTTCGATCCGGAGGACGACGTCGACGGCGCGTCGCTCGCGGGCGATCGCGAACCGGATCACCGGATCGACGCCTTCGCCGACCTGACGGAGGTGGTCGCATGA
- a CDS encoding MFS transporter, translated as MGTDERVDASESGRLEQPAAPSRWSPWRFRQRSWVTDENRKWWVVLATGLAMVLVTVDFNGITVALPTIGRDLDTSTTGLQWTVNAYLLSFAASMVAFGRLADIFGRRKVLLLGIGIFTSASALCGFAQTDWWLISARIVQGVGAAGFFAASLPIVSNAFPSEERARGIAMWAAVSGVGLAIGPLVGGFLTESLSWRWFFFFNVPVAVITVILTLAVVSESRDDSVADHVDIPGLVTVTAGLAALVLGIQQSDTFGWTSPIVIGALVAAAILLGLFAAIEFRVRDPLIDLELFADRSYLGANTVGFTANFGCGALLFFLTLYLQNVLGYSPLNAGLVFLAFTVPLVIFETKSSAISAWIGSRRSMAGGMTLMAASFALLALLSPTSGLTFVVVALAIQGVGLGVAYSVSSTAGMDAVPDAKAGAASGILGMIRILGVVFGVAIGGALFKALESRRLASLLADAGAGLGASERTEIRGLLSGSSAAEAKVRQLSPEVAGQVEEIVREAFVYGFDGAMVLCAIVAIVGIAGALLVAEDDPESERSDSD; from the coding sequence ATGGGAACAGACGAACGGGTGGATGCAAGTGAATCGGGCCGACTTGAACAGCCCGCCGCGCCGTCGCGGTGGAGTCCGTGGCGGTTCCGACAGCGATCGTGGGTCACCGACGAGAATCGGAAGTGGTGGGTCGTCCTGGCGACCGGGCTGGCGATGGTGCTGGTCACCGTCGACTTCAACGGCATCACGGTCGCGCTCCCGACGATCGGTCGGGACCTCGACACCTCGACGACGGGGCTGCAGTGGACCGTCAACGCCTACCTCCTGAGTTTCGCGGCGTCGATGGTGGCCTTCGGCCGGCTGGCCGACATCTTCGGCCGGCGCAAAGTGCTCCTCCTCGGAATCGGTATCTTCACCAGCGCGTCCGCACTGTGCGGGTTCGCCCAGACCGACTGGTGGCTGATCTCGGCCCGGATCGTACAGGGCGTCGGCGCCGCGGGCTTCTTCGCGGCCTCTCTGCCGATCGTCAGCAACGCCTTCCCGTCGGAAGAACGCGCCAGAGGCATCGCGATGTGGGCCGCCGTCAGTGGGGTGGGCCTGGCGATCGGCCCGCTCGTCGGCGGATTCCTCACCGAGTCGCTCTCGTGGCGGTGGTTCTTCTTCTTCAACGTCCCGGTCGCCGTCATCACGGTGATCCTCACGCTGGCGGTCGTCAGCGAATCCCGCGACGACTCCGTCGCAGACCACGTCGATATACCCGGCCTGGTGACCGTCACCGCCGGCCTCGCGGCGCTGGTGCTTGGCATCCAGCAGAGCGACACGTTCGGCTGGACGTCGCCGATCGTGATCGGCGCGCTGGTCGCCGCGGCGATCCTGCTCGGACTGTTCGCGGCGATCGAGTTTCGCGTTCGCGATCCGCTGATCGACCTCGAACTGTTCGCCGATCGCAGCTACCTGGGCGCGAACACCGTCGGCTTCACGGCGAACTTCGGCTGCGGCGCGCTGCTGTTCTTCCTCACGCTCTACCTCCAGAACGTGCTGGGATACTCGCCCCTGAACGCGGGGCTCGTCTTCCTCGCGTTCACCGTGCCGCTGGTGATCTTCGAGACGAAATCGAGCGCGATCTCCGCCTGGATCGGCTCGCGGCGATCGATGGCCGGCGGCATGACCCTGATGGCGGCGTCGTTCGCGCTGCTCGCCCTCCTGTCGCCGACGAGCGGGCTGACGTTCGTCGTCGTCGCGCTCGCGATCCAGGGCGTCGGCCTGGGCGTCGCCTACTCCGTCTCGAGCACGGCGGGGATGGACGCCGTTCCGGACGCCAAGGCCGGCGCGGCCTCCGGTATCCTGGGAATGATCCGAATCCTGGGCGTCGTCTTCGGCGTCGCGATCGGCGGCGCACTGTTCAAGGCGCTCGAATCCCGGCGGCTCGCGTCGTTACTCGCCGACGCCGGCGCCGGGCTCGGCGCGTCCGAGCGGACCGAGATCCGCGGACTGCTCTCGGGCTCGAGCGCCGCCGAGGCGAAGGTCCGCCAGCTCTCCCCGGAAGTCGCCGGCCAGGTCGAGGAGATCGTGCGCGAGGCGTTCGTCTACGGCTTCGACGGCGCGATGGTGCTGTGTGCGATCGTTGCGATCGTCGGCATCGCAGGCGCGCTACTGGTGGCCGAAGACGATCCGGAGTCGGAGCGCTCCGACTCCGACTGA
- the thrS gene encoding threonine--tRNA ligase yields MSESESDSQEQIAVVLPDGSELAVDADATVEDCAYEIGPGLGRDTVAGKLDGELVAKEQPVYDGAKLEIVTDQSDEYLEVMRHSAAHCLAQAVERHYDDVDLAIGPPTDEGFYYDFDNLDVDEEDLAALEDEIEEIIAADYEIEREEVSIEEAEERLADEPYKLELLEEFADENETVSFYKQGEWEDLCAGPHVDSTGDIGAVELLEIAGAYWRGDEENPMQTRIYGTAFEDESDLEAFLERKREAEQRDHRRIGNEMNLFSIQDVTGPGLPLYHPPGKTILKELEDFVEDLNQDAGYDYVETPHVFKTDLWHRSGHYENYQDDMFIFDVGDDEFGLKPMNCPGHAAIFQDQSWSYRDLPIRYAENGKVYRKEQRGELSGLSRVWAFTIDDGHLFIRPDQIQSEVEQIMDMITDVLDTFDLEYEMALATRPEKSVGSDEIWERAEAQLESVLEARDHDYEIEEGDGAFYGPKIDFAFEDAIGRSWDGPTVQLDFNMPERFDLSYVGEDNEEHRPVMIHRALYGSYERFFMMLIEHYEGRFPLWLAPEQLRVLPISDDNLAYAREIAAEFDDFRVEVDDRDSTLERKIRAAHDDRVPYQIIVGDNEEDAGNISVRDRFEDQEYDVSIEDFKEHLETERDEQRTQPDFLQD; encoded by the coding sequence ATGTCAGAATCAGAGTCAGACTCACAGGAGCAGATCGCGGTCGTACTGCCGGACGGATCGGAACTCGCCGTCGACGCCGACGCGACGGTCGAGGATTGCGCCTACGAGATCGGCCCCGGGCTCGGACGCGACACCGTCGCCGGCAAACTCGACGGCGAACTCGTCGCCAAGGAGCAGCCGGTCTACGACGGCGCGAAGCTCGAAATCGTCACGGACCAGTCCGACGAGTACCTCGAAGTCATGCGCCACTCCGCGGCCCACTGTCTCGCACAGGCCGTCGAACGCCACTACGACGACGTCGACCTGGCGATCGGCCCGCCGACGGACGAGGGCTTCTACTACGACTTCGACAACCTCGACGTCGACGAGGAGGACCTCGCGGCTCTCGAAGACGAGATCGAAGAGATCATCGCGGCGGACTACGAGATCGAGCGCGAGGAGGTCTCGATCGAGGAGGCCGAAGAGCGCCTCGCGGACGAACCGTACAAACTCGAACTCCTGGAGGAGTTCGCCGACGAGAACGAGACCGTCTCGTTCTACAAACAGGGTGAGTGGGAGGACCTCTGTGCCGGCCCGCACGTCGACTCGACGGGCGATATCGGCGCCGTCGAACTGCTCGAGATCGCGGGCGCCTACTGGCGCGGCGACGAGGAAAACCCCATGCAGACGCGGATCTACGGCACCGCGTTCGAGGACGAGAGCGATCTCGAGGCGTTCCTCGAGCGCAAACGCGAGGCCGAGCAGCGCGATCATCGACGGATCGGCAACGAGATGAATCTGTTCTCGATCCAGGACGTCACCGGCCCCGGCCTCCCGCTGTACCATCCGCCTGGGAAGACGATCCTGAAGGAACTCGAAGACTTCGTGGAGGACCTCAATCAGGACGCGGGCTACGACTACGTCGAGACGCCCCACGTCTTCAAGACCGACCTCTGGCACCGATCGGGCCACTACGAGAACTACCAGGACGACATGTTCATCTTCGACGTGGGCGACGACGAGTTCGGCCTGAAGCCGATGAACTGTCCCGGCCACGCCGCCATCTTCCAGGACCAGTCCTGGTCGTACCGCGACCTGCCGATCCGCTACGCCGAGAACGGGAAGGTCTACCGCAAGGAGCAACGCGGCGAACTCTCCGGCCTCTCGCGCGTCTGGGCGTTCACGATCGACGACGGCCACCTGTTCATCCGGCCCGACCAGATCCAGAGCGAGGTCGAGCAGATCATGGACATGATCACGGACGTGCTCGACACGTTCGACCTCGAGTACGAGATGGCCCTCGCGACCAGACCCGAGAAGAGCGTCGGCAGCGACGAGATCTGGGAGCGGGCGGAGGCGCAACTCGAGTCCGTCCTCGAAGCTCGCGACCACGACTACGAGATCGAGGAGGGCGACGGCGCCTTCTACGGTCCGAAGATCGACTTCGCGTTCGAGGACGCGATCGGCCGCTCGTGGGACGGCCCGACGGTCCAACTCGACTTCAACATGCCCGAGCGGTTCGACCTCTCCTACGTGGGCGAGGACAACGAGGAGCACCGCCCGGTCATGATCCACCGCGCGCTGTACGGCAGCTACGAGCGGTTCTTCATGATGCTCATCGAGCACTACGAGGGCCGCTTCCCGCTGTGGCTCGCGCCCGAACAGCTCCGCGTGTTGCCGATCTCGGACGATAACCTGGCGTACGCGCGCGAAATCGCCGCCGAGTTCGACGACTTCCGCGTCGAGGTCGACGATCGCGACAGCACCTTGGAGCGGAAGATCCGGGCGGCCCACGACGATCGGGTTCCCTACCAGATCATCGTCGGTGACAACGAGGAGGACGCGGGGAACATCTCGGTCCGCGATCGCTTCGAAGACCAGGAGTACGACGTGTCGATCGAGGATTTCAAGGAGCACCTCGAAACCGAGCGCGACGAGCAGCGGACGCAGCCGGACTTCCTGCAGGACTGA
- a CDS encoding phosphoribosyltransferase family protein: MNRAEKAALQLRAVDVLRMLKQTRTYEELAETTGLPAGDLNRYVNGHVLPGTERAREVVGELGRSALAEELEARIRVDDEGYVDNSATVFDQSFLDLVAPVVANGYEFDRPDVVLTAATDGITLAAALASYYGTRCAYAKKRKETAVEEFIEARERLQSGIELTYYLPASAIHAGETVLVVDDLIRSGETQELLLDIVETAEAEAGGVFALIAADDDGIERARERTDAPVGALARV, from the coding sequence ATGAACAGAGCCGAGAAAGCAGCCCTCCAACTGCGAGCCGTCGACGTCTTGCGGATGTTGAAGCAGACGCGGACCTACGAGGAACTCGCCGAGACGACCGGGTTACCCGCGGGCGATCTCAACCGCTACGTCAACGGGCACGTCCTCCCGGGAACCGAGCGCGCTCGAGAAGTGGTCGGCGAACTCGGTCGGAGCGCGCTCGCCGAGGAGCTCGAGGCGCGAATCCGCGTCGACGACGAGGGGTACGTCGACAACTCCGCGACCGTCTTCGATCAGTCATTCCTCGACCTCGTCGCGCCCGTCGTCGCGAACGGGTACGAGTTCGATCGACCGGACGTCGTCCTCACCGCCGCGACCGACGGGATCACGCTGGCCGCCGCGCTCGCGAGCTACTACGGGACGCGCTGTGCCTACGCGAAAAAGCGCAAGGAGACCGCCGTCGAGGAGTTCATCGAGGCCCGCGAGCGCCTCCAGTCCGGGATCGAACTCACCTACTACCTGCCGGCGTCGGCGATTCACGCCGGCGAAACGGTGCTCGTGGTCGACGACCTCATCCGATCGGGCGAGACCCAGGAGCTCCTGCTCGACATCGTCGAAACCGCGGAAGCCGAAGCCGGCGGCGTCTTCGCGCTCATCGCCGCCGACGACGACGGCATCGAGCGCGCCCGCGAGCGGACCGACGCGCCGGTTGGCGCGCTCGCGAGGGTCTGA
- a CDS encoding universal stress protein yields MPAHVVVPVDDSDRSVDALEFACTEYPEAKITALHVLDPGDFYAASGVEGGAMANYQEIQRHYESRGEGILDRSRDRAAEYDVEIETEQVVGGVSRSIVDYVEGHDADHIVIGSHGRTGASRILLGSVAESVARRSPVPVTIVR; encoded by the coding sequence ATGCCTGCACACGTGGTGGTTCCCGTCGACGACTCCGATCGATCGGTCGACGCCCTCGAATTCGCCTGTACGGAGTACCCCGAGGCGAAGATTACGGCGCTGCACGTCCTCGACCCGGGCGATTTCTATGCGGCGTCCGGCGTCGAAGGCGGTGCGATGGCCAACTACCAGGAGATCCAAAGACACTACGAGAGCCGCGGCGAGGGGATTCTCGATCGGTCCCGCGACCGCGCGGCCGAGTACGACGTCGAGATCGAGACCGAACAGGTCGTCGGCGGCGTCTCTCGATCGATCGTCGACTACGTCGAGGGACACGACGCCGATCACATCGTGATCGGCAGCCACGGTCGCACCGGCGCGAGTCGAATCCTCCTGGGAAGCGTCGCAGAAAGCGTCGCCCGCCGATCCCCCGTTCCCGTGACGATCGTTCGGTAA